A single genomic interval of Xylanibacillus composti harbors:
- the spo0A gene encoding sporulation transcription factor Spo0A — protein MQNIEVLLADDNREFTSLLSEYIEEQEDMSVIGAAYNGEEVLHHIQNGRVPDVLILDIIMPHLDGLGVLEKLRQMDLQPQPKIIMLTAFGQENITQKAVQLGASYYILKPFDMEVLINRIRQLVSNTAAVAPTAPAKVNVVPINKGKNLDASITNIIHEIGVPAHIKGYQYLREAISMVYGNIEILGAITKTLYPAIAEKFKTTPSRVERAIRHAIEVAWTRGNIDSISQLFGYTINISKSKPTNSEFIAMVADKLRIEHKVS, from the coding sequence TTGCAGAACATTGAGGTACTCTTGGCAGATGACAATAGAGAATTCACTTCTCTTCTCTCGGAATACATTGAGGAGCAGGAGGATATGTCGGTAATCGGTGCAGCTTACAACGGAGAAGAAGTCCTTCATCACATTCAGAATGGCCGCGTGCCGGATGTCTTGATCCTGGATATCATTATGCCGCATCTGGACGGCTTGGGCGTGCTGGAGAAGCTGCGTCAGATGGATTTGCAGCCTCAGCCCAAGATCATCATGTTAACCGCATTTGGCCAGGAGAACATTACACAGAAGGCCGTGCAATTAGGTGCCTCATATTATATACTGAAGCCGTTCGATATGGAGGTTTTGATTAATCGGATTCGTCAACTCGTCAGCAATACCGCTGCGGTGGCCCCAACAGCCCCGGCCAAGGTAAACGTCGTTCCGATTAATAAAGGGAAAAACTTGGACGCCAGCATTACGAATATTATTCACGAGATCGGCGTCCCGGCGCATATCAAGGGATATCAGTATTTGCGAGAGGCTATCTCAATGGTGTACGGCAATATTGAAATTCTCGGCGCAATCACGAAGACGCTGTATCCGGCTATTGCCGAAAAGTTCAAAACGACGCCTTCGCGCGTCGAGCGGGCCATTCGCCATGCCATTGAAGTAGCCTGGACGCGCGGCAACATCGACTCGATTTCGCAATTGTTCGGCTATACGATCAATATCAGCAAATCCAAGCCAACCAACAGCGAGTTCATCGCGATGGTGGCGGATAAGCTGCGGATTGAGCACAAGGTGAGCTGA
- the dxs gene encoding 1-deoxy-D-xylulose-5-phosphate synthase, translating to MLLENVNQPADLKGLSIEQLDMLAAEIRQFLIEKLAATGGHLAPNLGVVELTLALHYLFDSPVDKMIFDVGHQAYVHKILTGRKDRFDTLRKYRGLCGFIKRSESEHDVWEAGHSSTSLSAAMGMALARDAKGERNRVIAIVGDGALTGGMALEALNHIGHEKKNLMVVLNDNEMSIAPNVGALHNYLGKIRSDRHYVKAKEDVEHLLKKIPAIGGTLAKTAEKLKDSLKYMLVQGVLFEELGLTYLGPVDGHSLPNLLEVLKQADNVQGPVLVHVLTTKGKGYTPAEADSFKWHGISPYKIESGKVLKSVGAPPMYTEVFGKTLIELAEQDDRIIAVTPAMPGGSGLLEFAERFPGRMIDVGIAEQHAATMSGALAIEGMKPVFAVYSTFLQRAYDQVVHDICRQNLNVAFAIDRAGFVGADGETHQGVYDIPFLRHVPNIVIMMPKDENELRHMMKTALDYDDGPIAYRYPRINGTGVTLDQELKAIPIGEWEVLRDGSDAVILAVGPMVQLAMQAADLLQNQDMNVRVVNARFIKPLDDVMLRKIAKDGRPVLTLEESALDGGFGSAVLEFFVKHQLPVPSLRMMGVPDCFIEHGSISEQRKEVGLTLENVVEQVQAIVPLKQKRA from the coding sequence ATGCTGCTGGAAAACGTGAATCAACCCGCTGACTTGAAAGGGCTGTCCATCGAACAACTAGATATGCTGGCTGCGGAAATTCGGCAATTCCTGATTGAGAAGCTGGCCGCAACGGGCGGTCATCTGGCACCGAACCTTGGTGTTGTGGAACTGACGCTGGCGCTTCATTATTTGTTCGACAGTCCGGTTGACAAGATGATTTTCGATGTGGGCCACCAGGCCTATGTGCATAAGATTTTGACCGGCAGGAAGGACCGCTTCGATACGCTCCGCAAGTACAGAGGGCTATGCGGCTTCATCAAGCGCTCGGAGAGCGAGCACGACGTCTGGGAAGCCGGGCACAGCAGCACGTCGCTTTCGGCAGCGATGGGGATGGCGCTGGCCCGGGATGCCAAGGGCGAGCGCAATCGGGTGATCGCTATAGTAGGCGATGGCGCACTTACAGGCGGCATGGCCCTGGAAGCGCTGAACCATATCGGCCACGAGAAGAAGAACCTGATGGTTGTCCTGAACGACAATGAAATGTCGATCGCGCCGAACGTCGGCGCTTTGCACAATTATCTCGGCAAGATTCGCTCCGACCGCCACTACGTGAAGGCGAAGGAAGACGTGGAGCATCTATTGAAGAAAATCCCGGCTATCGGAGGGACGCTCGCCAAGACAGCAGAGAAACTGAAGGACAGTCTGAAGTATATGCTCGTGCAGGGCGTGTTGTTCGAGGAACTCGGGCTGACTTATCTCGGTCCTGTAGATGGTCACAGCCTGCCGAATCTGTTGGAAGTGCTGAAGCAAGCGGACAATGTGCAGGGACCGGTGCTGGTTCACGTCCTGACGACCAAGGGAAAGGGCTATACCCCGGCCGAAGCGGATTCCTTCAAGTGGCACGGGATCAGTCCTTATAAGATTGAATCGGGCAAAGTCTTGAAATCGGTCGGCGCTCCGCCGATGTACACCGAGGTGTTCGGCAAGACGCTCATCGAGCTGGCCGAGCAGGACGACCGCATTATTGCGGTGACGCCGGCAATGCCGGGCGGATCGGGGCTGCTGGAGTTCGCTGAGCGGTTCCCGGGCAGAATGATCGATGTCGGCATCGCTGAGCAGCATGCCGCCACGATGAGCGGAGCCCTCGCCATCGAGGGCATGAAACCGGTCTTTGCCGTCTATTCCACCTTTCTGCAGCGTGCCTACGACCAGGTCGTGCACGATATATGCAGGCAAAATTTGAACGTGGCCTTTGCGATTGACCGTGCTGGCTTTGTTGGAGCGGACGGCGAAACGCATCAAGGGGTATACGATATTCCTTTCTTGCGGCACGTACCGAACATCGTAATCATGATGCCGAAGGACGAGAACGAGCTTCGTCATATGATGAAGACGGCGCTCGATTACGATGACGGACCGATTGCCTACCGGTACCCGCGAATCAACGGCACCGGCGTGACGCTCGATCAGGAGCTCAAGGCGATTCCGATCGGCGAATGGGAAGTGCTGCGGGACGGCTCGGATGCGGTTATTCTGGCAGTCGGCCCCATGGTGCAGCTTGCCATGCAAGCTGCGGATCTGCTCCAGAATCAAGACATGAATGTGCGCGTCGTCAATGCCCGCTTCATCAAGCCGCTGGACGACGTGATGCTGCGGAAAATAGCCAAGGATGGAAGACCTGTCCTGACCTTGGAGGAAAGCGCCTTGGACGGAGGGTTCGGCAGTGCCGTCCTGGAATTTTTCGTGAAGCATCAACTGCCTGTGCCGTCGCTCCGGATGATGGGTGTTCCGGATTGCTTCATCGAGCACGGCAGCATTTCTGAGCAGCGGAAGGAAGTCGGACTGACCTTGGAGAACGTGGTAGAGCAGGTGCAGGCAATCGTACCGCTCAAGCAGAAAAGGGCGTAG
- a CDS encoding polyprenyl synthetase family protein, which translates to MANHAISACAPDASIESYIRHYAQCIDISLKQALASSNAHPKLLEAMEYSLMAGGKRLRPILMIAAAESLGAELERIMPVACAVEMIHSYSLVHDDLPAMDDDDYRRGKLTNHKVYGEAMAILAGDGLLTHAFYMATLAAGSDAVSLQRLMLVIREMAALAGIAGMVAGQAADMEGEQGITSLEQLESIHLRKTGDLIVFALRAGGRLSGASEAQLKALESYGYGIGLAFQIQDDILDITGDPAKTGKAANSDERAGKVTYPYFLGMDESRRKMHELTESAKQAVQQAGLPDPQRLLQLADYLMQRDR; encoded by the coding sequence ATGGCGAATCATGCAATCAGCGCTTGCGCGCCAGACGCATCTATTGAATCGTACATCCGGCATTACGCGCAGTGTATAGACATTTCTCTGAAGCAGGCTCTCGCAAGCTCCAACGCGCATCCGAAGCTGCTCGAGGCGATGGAGTATTCGCTCATGGCCGGCGGCAAACGGCTGCGGCCGATCCTCATGATTGCCGCTGCGGAATCGCTTGGCGCGGAACTGGAGCGCATAATGCCGGTTGCCTGCGCTGTGGAGATGATCCATTCGTATTCGCTGGTTCATGACGACTTGCCGGCAATGGACGATGACGATTATCGGCGCGGAAAGCTGACCAACCATAAGGTATACGGAGAAGCGATGGCGATATTGGCGGGAGACGGGCTGCTGACTCATGCGTTCTATATGGCCACTCTTGCCGCCGGTTCAGACGCTGTATCCCTGCAACGTCTTATGCTGGTCATTCGGGAGATGGCCGCTTTGGCAGGCATTGCCGGCATGGTAGCCGGACAAGCGGCCGACATGGAAGGAGAGCAGGGCATCACAAGCCTGGAACAGCTGGAGTCGATTCATCTTCGCAAGACGGGGGATCTGATCGTATTCGCGCTGCGTGCGGGAGGGCGGTTGTCCGGCGCATCGGAGGCACAGCTTAAGGCGTTGGAAAGCTACGGCTACGGCATTGGACTAGCCTTTCAGATTCAAGATGATATATTGGACATCACCGGCGATCCGGCGAAGACGGGCAAGGCCGCGAACAGCGATGAGCGGGCCGGGAAAGTGACGTACCCCTACTTTCTGGGAATGGACGAAAGCCGGAGGAAAATGCATGAATTGACAGAATCGGCGAAGCAGGCCGTGCAGCAGGCGGGTCTTCCCGATCCGCAGCGGCTTTTGCAGCTTGCGGATTATTTGATGCAGCGGGATCGGTAA
- the recN gene encoding DNA repair protein RecN: MLVECTIRNLAVIESAHVRFSPGFLVMTGETGAGKSILIDALSLIAGARGSADFVRHGAKACEIECVFELEPDHPAWRQLEDWGITASPDEALLIRRDISAQGKSSARVNGQLLNLSMLKALGDTLINLHGQHDHQSLLKVERHLSLLDSFGERDIAPLLKKYRATYSAYTALRKQWSELEQAGMQNLQMLDLYKYQIEEIEKAALKPGEEKELEEERRKLAHAEKLAQAVTEGYEAIYGSNMALEQLGKAVEELEDAAKVDPAALGPLLDQLRSAYYQVEDASFQLRDYREGIEFNPERLDALEDRLAMIQSLKRKYGDSVEKMLQYLQTIKQDVEKIENRDQHLEELRAQLEQVKAELHQQGAALSAVRRKQADRLAKGVTAHLHDLQMERTRFEVSVKPLDEPAKDGADLIEFMISPNPGEPLKPLSKIASGGELSRIMLALKSIFAGMDHIPVLIFDEVDTGVSGRAAQAIAEKMARLAENCQVFAITHLPQVACMADSHFLIQKSVSKDRTYTEVRSLDGWDRTDELARMLGGVTITETTRSHAHEMLELAAQKKRGWHHLQ, from the coding sequence ATGCTGGTGGAATGCACAATTCGCAACTTGGCAGTGATTGAATCCGCGCATGTTCGGTTCTCCCCTGGGTTTCTCGTTATGACAGGGGAGACAGGGGCAGGGAAATCAATCTTGATTGACGCGCTGAGCTTGATTGCGGGCGCTCGCGGCTCGGCTGATTTCGTCCGGCACGGGGCCAAAGCATGCGAGATTGAATGTGTATTTGAACTTGAGCCTGACCATCCTGCCTGGCGTCAGCTGGAGGACTGGGGCATAACCGCATCACCCGATGAGGCGCTGCTGATACGGCGGGATATCAGCGCACAGGGGAAGAGCTCGGCAAGGGTGAATGGACAACTGCTGAATTTGTCCATGCTGAAGGCGTTGGGCGACACCTTGATCAACCTGCACGGCCAGCATGACCATCAATCCTTGTTGAAGGTAGAACGACATTTGTCCCTGTTGGACAGCTTTGGCGAACGGGACATTGCGCCGCTGCTCAAGAAGTATCGGGCAACGTATTCCGCCTATACAGCCCTTCGCAAACAGTGGAGCGAGCTGGAACAGGCCGGGATGCAAAATCTGCAAATGCTCGATTTGTATAAGTATCAGATTGAAGAAATCGAAAAAGCCGCTCTGAAGCCAGGCGAAGAGAAGGAGCTGGAGGAAGAGCGCCGCAAGCTGGCACATGCGGAGAAGCTGGCCCAAGCTGTTACAGAGGGATATGAAGCGATTTATGGCTCTAACATGGCGCTGGAGCAGCTCGGCAAGGCGGTTGAGGAGCTGGAGGATGCAGCCAAGGTGGACCCTGCGGCATTGGGACCGCTGCTTGATCAGCTTCGTTCTGCGTACTATCAGGTGGAGGACGCCTCCTTCCAGCTTCGGGATTATCGGGAAGGCATCGAGTTCAATCCGGAAAGGCTTGATGCGCTGGAAGACCGTCTGGCCATGATCCAGTCGCTGAAACGCAAATATGGGGATTCTGTTGAGAAAATGTTGCAGTATTTGCAGACGATCAAGCAGGATGTGGAAAAAATCGAGAACCGTGACCAGCATCTTGAGGAACTGCGCGCCCAGTTGGAGCAAGTCAAGGCAGAGCTTCATCAGCAGGGGGCGGCATTAAGCGCTGTTCGGAGGAAGCAGGCCGACCGTCTGGCCAAGGGCGTCACAGCGCATTTGCACGACTTGCAGATGGAACGCACCCGGTTTGAAGTCAGTGTAAAACCGCTGGACGAGCCAGCGAAGGACGGCGCAGATTTGATCGAGTTCATGATTTCCCCGAACCCGGGCGAACCGCTCAAGCCGCTGAGCAAAATTGCATCGGGCGGCGAATTGTCCCGCATCATGCTGGCGCTCAAATCGATATTTGCGGGAATGGACCATATCCCTGTCCTTATTTTTGACGAGGTCGATACCGGCGTGAGCGGCCGCGCCGCGCAAGCCATTGCCGAAAAGATGGCTCGGCTCGCAGAGAACTGCCAAGTGTTCGCTATCACGCATTTGCCCCAGGTCGCTTGTATGGCGGACAGCCATTTCCTAATACAGAAATCGGTGAGCAAGGACCGTACATACACAGAAGTCCGCAGTCTGGACGGATGGGATCGGACAGACGAACTGGCCCGCATGCTGGGGGGCGTTACCATAACAGAGACAACACGCAGTCATGCGCATGAAATGCTGGAATTGGCGGCACAAAAAAAGCGAGGGTGGCATCATTTGCAGTAA
- the xseA gene encoding exodeoxyribonuclease VII large subunit, whose protein sequence is MDKNILSVKALTRYIKMRLEGDERLQQIWVQGEISNFTHHSSGHMYFTLKDKDSRVKCVMFSSYNASLGFIPKNGDHVLARGSISVYERDGQYQFYVTKMQPDGIGSLYLAFEALKRKLEAEGLFAEERKRRLPKFPQTVGLVTSPTGAAVRDMITTLQRRYPLAAILLFPVQVQGKQAARSIARAIEAVNAHGKADLLIVGRGGGSLEELWAFNEEPVARSIAASAIPVISAVGHETDYTIADFVADIRAATPTAAAELAVPHLEELRQSLHHLSSRLDRALTAHYYEPAQRLDRLAQRLRYGMAQRLRQAEVRYQRAERRLSAFQPSEQVRSLRQRLESHSKQLAGAMQGLLHQQKLRFVGTIRQLDALSPLKVMARGYSLAYRVSDGALMKSVRQAASGDDVRIRLHDGELQCEVKTIREIDSGM, encoded by the coding sequence ATGGACAAGAACATCCTCAGTGTCAAGGCACTGACCCGCTATATCAAGATGAGGCTGGAAGGGGATGAACGTCTTCAGCAAATCTGGGTACAGGGGGAAATTTCTAATTTTACGCATCATTCCAGCGGCCATATGTATTTTACCTTGAAGGATAAGGACAGCCGCGTGAAGTGTGTCATGTTCAGCTCTTATAATGCATCCTTGGGGTTCATCCCGAAGAACGGCGATCATGTACTTGCGCGAGGTTCGATTTCAGTCTATGAACGAGACGGCCAATATCAGTTTTATGTCACAAAGATGCAGCCGGACGGCATCGGCAGCCTGTATCTGGCCTTTGAGGCGCTAAAGCGCAAGCTGGAAGCAGAAGGGTTGTTCGCAGAGGAGCGGAAACGCCGGCTGCCGAAGTTTCCGCAAACGGTCGGCCTCGTTACATCGCCGACGGGGGCGGCGGTGCGCGACATGATTACGACCTTGCAGCGGCGCTATCCTCTGGCCGCTATTTTGCTCTTTCCCGTACAAGTCCAGGGGAAGCAGGCTGCCCGCTCAATCGCGAGGGCAATTGAGGCCGTTAATGCGCACGGGAAGGCGGATCTTCTCATTGTAGGCCGAGGCGGGGGATCGCTCGAGGAGCTGTGGGCGTTCAATGAGGAGCCTGTTGCCCGCAGCATTGCCGCGTCAGCTATTCCGGTTATTTCGGCAGTCGGTCATGAGACAGACTATACGATTGCGGATTTCGTTGCAGACATTCGTGCCGCTACGCCTACAGCCGCAGCTGAACTGGCCGTCCCGCACTTGGAAGAGCTGCGTCAGAGTCTTCATCATCTCTCAAGCAGGCTGGATCGGGCCTTGACCGCTCATTATTATGAGCCGGCCCAGCGTCTGGATCGGCTGGCCCAGCGTTTGCGCTACGGCATGGCGCAGCGATTGCGGCAGGCTGAGGTGCGCTATCAGCGCGCAGAGCGCAGGCTGTCAGCGTTTCAGCCGAGCGAGCAGGTGCGGAGCCTGCGCCAACGGCTGGAGAGTCATTCTAAGCAGCTAGCGGGCGCGATGCAGGGGCTGCTTCATCAGCAGAAGCTGCGATTTGTCGGAACGATTCGCCAACTGGATGCACTCAGTCCGCTGAAAGTGATGGCGCGCGGCTACAGCCTTGCCTACAGGGTGTCGGACGGAGCTCTTATGAAATCGGTGCGGCAGGCAGCGTCTGGCGACGATGTCCGCATTCGGCTGCATGACGGGGAGCTGCAGTGCGAGGTCAAGACGATAAGAGAGATCGACAGCGGTATGTAG
- the spoIVB gene encoding SpoIVB peptidase: MFNRKRKGLGLVLVFFMYLMSLSAPFQSFATLPDEWRMFSGQDKQWNFALPVSGKVTVNDPGVVKVNGKVDDSFKLELNEPISFESASIGQTEMELKLFGSIPVKKWKVNVVPDLQVIPGGQTIGVKIKSDGILVVGHHLVTVDSNTKVSPGEEAQIMLGDIITKINNKPLNGVSEVGAIVEEAGKAGKPIKLTIVRNGKELVKQLTPALDAEDQAYRLGLYIRDSAAGVGTLTFYAPDQGVYGALGHVITDMDTQTPIPVGEGKIVHSNVTSISKSHNGVPGEKRAHFFKENKILGNIERNTDFGIFGKMAEQPHYGYTQEPVPVAFAEEVKKGPAKILTVVEGHKVEAFDIEVVHTAPQSAPATKGLVIKITDQRLLDKTGGIVQGMSGSPILQDGKLIGAVTHVFVNDPSSGYGCFIEWMLQDAGVMIKPQEEELQAG; encoded by the coding sequence TTGTTCAACCGCAAGCGGAAAGGCCTCGGTCTTGTCCTCGTTTTCTTCATGTACCTTATGAGTTTATCCGCCCCGTTTCAGTCTTTTGCAACACTCCCCGATGAATGGCGAATGTTCAGTGGCCAAGACAAGCAATGGAATTTCGCCTTGCCAGTAAGCGGCAAAGTCACTGTGAATGATCCCGGTGTAGTCAAGGTGAACGGGAAGGTCGACGACAGCTTCAAGCTGGAGCTGAATGAGCCGATTTCCTTCGAGTCTGCCTCTATCGGTCAGACAGAGATGGAGCTCAAGCTGTTCGGTTCAATTCCGGTCAAGAAGTGGAAGGTTAATGTTGTTCCAGACCTGCAGGTCATTCCTGGCGGCCAGACCATCGGCGTGAAGATCAAATCCGACGGTATCCTCGTAGTGGGCCATCACCTGGTTACCGTGGACAGCAACACGAAGGTATCGCCAGGTGAAGAAGCGCAAATCATGCTTGGCGATATTATTACCAAAATCAATAACAAGCCGTTAAACGGTGTGTCGGAAGTGGGCGCCATCGTGGAGGAGGCTGGAAAGGCTGGAAAGCCTATCAAGTTAACGATTGTTCGCAATGGCAAAGAGCTGGTCAAGCAGCTGACTCCGGCATTGGATGCAGAAGATCAGGCTTATCGGCTCGGCTTGTACATTCGTGATTCTGCCGCGGGCGTCGGTACCCTAACCTTTTATGCCCCCGATCAAGGCGTTTATGGCGCGCTCGGACATGTGATCACCGATATGGACACGCAGACGCCGATTCCGGTCGGAGAAGGTAAGATCGTCCATTCCAATGTCACGTCAATCTCCAAGAGCCACAACGGCGTGCCGGGCGAAAAACGAGCACACTTCTTCAAGGAAAATAAAATTTTGGGCAATATTGAACGCAATACCGATTTCGGCATATTTGGAAAAATGGCGGAGCAGCCGCATTACGGCTATACGCAAGAACCGGTGCCGGTCGCCTTCGCTGAGGAAGTAAAAAAAGGGCCGGCGAAGATTTTGACCGTAGTGGAAGGCCACAAGGTAGAGGCGTTTGACATTGAAGTCGTGCATACGGCTCCCCAATCGGCTCCTGCGACCAAGGGACTGGTTATCAAGATAACCGACCAGCGCCTGTTGGACAAGACTGGGGGAATCGTCCAAGGCATGAGCGGGAGCCCCATCCTTCAAGACGGAAAGTTGATCGGAGCGGTTACCCATGTATTTGTTAACGATCCGTCGTCCGGCTATGGCTGCTTTATTGAATGGATGCTGCAGGATGCCGGCGTTATGATCAAACCACAGGAAGAAGAACTACAGGCTGGTTAG
- a CDS encoding CNNM domain-containing protein, with protein MIVFFLVLVGILFDMMGIASAAAQEKPYHAMAAERVKGARHAIHIVRNADRFSSICNDVVGDVAGIISGAASTLVVIKFLASIDQNGAVVTTVVTVGFTAFVSALTVGGKAMGKSMAIHYSNRIVLIVGKCFYFLEERLKIRIFQVRKAKSGNGRRGKTHAAGKRESTR; from the coding sequence TTGATCGTATTCTTTTTGGTGCTGGTTGGCATCCTATTCGATATGATGGGGATCGCCTCGGCTGCTGCGCAGGAAAAACCTTATCATGCCATGGCGGCGGAACGGGTCAAGGGCGCGCGGCATGCGATACACATCGTGCGGAATGCAGACCGTTTCTCCAGCATTTGCAATGATGTCGTCGGTGACGTCGCCGGCATTATTAGCGGGGCCGCCAGTACGCTTGTCGTGATTAAATTTTTGGCGTCGATCGACCAGAATGGCGCTGTCGTTACTACAGTGGTCACGGTCGGTTTTACGGCATTTGTCTCCGCGCTGACTGTTGGCGGCAAAGCGATGGGCAAGTCGATGGCGATTCACTACAGCAATCGAATCGTATTGATCGTCGGCAAATGTTTCTACTTTCTCGAGGAGCGGCTGAAAATCCGCATCTTTCAAGTGAGAAAGGCCAAATCGGGCAACGGAAGGCGAGGGAAAACGCATGCTGCTGGAAAACGTGAATCAACCCGCTGA
- the ahrC gene encoding transcriptional regulator AhrC/ArgR: MKGQRHIKIREIINSREIETQDELVNALREAGYNVTQATVSRDMKELHLIKVPLDDGRYKYSMPSDQRFNPIHKLKRSLADNFVQIDFAEQMVVLKSLPGTANAIGALIDNLEWPEIMGTISGDDTLLLICRSREQSERVVSQILGMLQ, encoded by the coding sequence ATGAAGGGGCAACGGCATATCAAGATCAGAGAGATCATTAACAGCCGTGAGATCGAAACACAAGACGAATTGGTTAATGCATTGCGGGAGGCCGGATACAATGTAACGCAGGCAACCGTATCCAGGGATATGAAAGAGCTGCATCTTATCAAGGTGCCGCTGGATGACGGCCGTTATAAGTATTCCATGCCGTCGGATCAGCGGTTCAATCCGATCCATAAGCTGAAGCGATCGTTAGCCGACAATTTTGTTCAGATCGATTTTGCGGAGCAGATGGTTGTACTCAAATCGCTGCCGGGCACCGCCAATGCAATTGGCGCCTTGATCGATAACCTCGAATGGCCGGAAATTATGGGAACGATCTCCGGGGATGACACGCTATTGCTCATTTGCCGGTCAAGGGAGCAAAGCGAGCGAGTAGTATCGCAAATTTTGGGTATGCTTCAATAA
- a CDS encoding TlyA family RNA methyltransferase, producing MKEEKERVDVLLVERGLIESREKAKAAIMAGLVYSGTERLEKAGMKISIASPLAVKGAVHPYVSRGGLKLEKAIRHFGLALAGRTMMDIGASTGGFTDCALQHGVGLVYAIDVGYNQLDWSLRNHPQVRVMERTNFRYMQPEDLNGPLPDFAATDVSFISLKLILPPMKALLVRGGEAVALIKPQFEAGRDQVGKSGVVRDPAVHRAVLLDVLNFADELGLHLKGLTYSPITGGEGNIEFLACWQVADAESPESAQAPSSPEERMRLVDEVAAQSAELKRKEKKD from the coding sequence ATGAAGGAAGAGAAAGAACGGGTTGACGTGCTATTGGTGGAACGCGGCTTGATCGAAAGCCGGGAAAAAGCGAAAGCCGCGATTATGGCCGGCCTGGTTTACTCCGGGACAGAACGGCTGGAGAAGGCAGGCATGAAGATTAGCATTGCTTCCCCGCTCGCGGTGAAGGGAGCTGTCCATCCTTATGTGAGCCGCGGCGGATTGAAGCTGGAGAAGGCCATTCGTCATTTCGGCCTCGCGCTTGCCGGAAGAACCATGATGGATATCGGTGCTTCTACGGGGGGGTTTACCGATTGCGCGCTTCAGCACGGAGTCGGTCTGGTCTACGCGATTGATGTCGGCTACAACCAACTGGATTGGTCGCTGCGCAATCATCCGCAGGTTCGCGTCATGGAGCGTACCAATTTTCGCTACATGCAGCCTGAAGACCTGAATGGCCCTTTGCCTGATTTCGCGGCAACGGACGTATCCTTTATATCGTTGAAGCTGATCCTGCCTCCGATGAAGGCGCTGCTTGTCCGCGGCGGGGAGGCAGTCGCCCTGATCAAGCCGCAGTTTGAAGCGGGGAGAGATCAGGTTGGCAAATCGGGGGTTGTACGCGATCCAGCTGTGCATCGCGCAGTGCTGCTCGACGTATTGAATTTTGCCGATGAGCTCGGCTTGCATCTAAAAGGCTTGACCTATTCTCCCATAACAGGCGGCGAGGGAAATATCGAATTTTTGGCATGCTGGCAGGTTGCGGATGCAGAGTCGCCGGAATCGGCCCAGGCACCATCATCTCCAGAAGAACGGATGCGTCTTGTAGATGAAGTGGCTGCACAATCTGCCGAATTAAAACGCAAAGAAAAAAAGGATTGA
- the xseB gene encoding exodeoxyribonuclease VII small subunit produces the protein MVGEQEQLQETLTFEQAMEKLERIVAKLESGELPLEQAIGLYQEGTRLSQLCAGKLEQVERKIEMVMETESGLEHQAFNPDEMKGEST, from the coding sequence ATGGTGGGAGAGCAGGAGCAATTGCAGGAAACGCTTACCTTCGAGCAGGCTATGGAGAAGCTTGAGAGGATCGTGGCCAAGCTGGAGTCCGGCGAACTGCCGCTGGAGCAGGCGATCGGCCTTTACCAGGAAGGCACTCGTCTGTCTCAGCTTTGCGCCGGCAAGCTGGAACAGGTGGAGCGTAAAATCGAAATGGTTATGGAGACGGAAAGCGGCTTGGAGCACCAAGCTTTTAATCCAGACGAAATGAAAGGTGAATCGACTTGA
- a CDS encoding YolD-like family protein — protein MIVRRMADRQHHHRASNRPGFSGQHEGVRNREKPVLDEKRLAEFVRVIGVSMFTEKPVKIKLFRNEEDVELIGLIDKVATDSRQLKIGFEHTYEWITLDDVIEMKIVL, from the coding sequence ATGATAGTGAGAAGAATGGCAGACAGACAGCATCACCATAGAGCCAGTAATAGGCCCGGGTTTTCCGGACAGCATGAGGGGGTTAGAAACCGAGAGAAGCCAGTGTTGGATGAGAAAAGACTGGCGGAATTTGTGAGGGTTATCGGGGTGTCCATGTTCACGGAGAAGCCAGTGAAGATCAAGCTTTTCCGCAATGAAGAGGATGTGGAATTGATCGGCTTGATCGATAAGGTCGCCACTGACTCCAGGCAGCTGAAGATTGGCTTTGAGCATACATATGAATGGATTACATTGGACGATGTGATTGAGATGAAAATCGTACTATAG